A genomic window from Aethina tumida isolate Nest 87 chromosome 4, icAetTumi1.1, whole genome shotgun sequence includes:
- the LOC109600311 gene encoding 15-hydroxyprostaglandin dehydrogenase [NAD(+)]-like has translation MFPNLRITLPNLVKSLTTQKRSYSCENSFAKCKVGLVTGGAGNLGTHFAHLLLKSGAKAVVIADIADIKQKPQICDLMKTYGSDKVEYKVVDITNKDTLRKAYKSIIYYHGQLDFVINCARHMSIDNWERDICVNNYGMLLSTFMGMEYMGNQACKGIGGTIVNVGSMAGVQPFYPVPVYTGSQHFLVQFVRSIGHDFYFYKSNVRIMGFLTGGICRAGKTSPLSEPMKKDSPWKCIADLQGLVDQELKKVKMYDPKIYEDALDVVMTDGRNGDIWVAEGIELYKVLPYTREKLRAQ, from the coding sequence ACAGCTTTGCAAAATGCAAAGTGGGATTGGTGACAGGAGGTGCAGGTAATTTGGGCACCCATTTCGCCCACTTGCTCCTGAAGAGCGGCGCCAAGGCCGTGGTGATCGCCGACATCGCCGACATAAAGCAGAAGCCCCAGATATGCGACCTGATGAAAACTTATGGCAGCGACAAAGTCGAGTACAAAGTGGTCGACATCACCAACAAGGATACGTTACGCAAAGCCTACAAGTCCATAATTTACTATCACGGACAACTGGACTTCGTCATCAACTGTGCCAGACACATGTCCATCGACAACTGGGAGAGGGATATTTGCGTCAACAACTACGGTATGCTGTTGAGCACGTTCATGGGTATGGAGTACATGGGTAACCAGGCCTGCAAAGGAATCGGCGGCACCATTGTTAATGTTGGAAGTATGGCTGGCGTCCAACCTTTCTATCCGGTACCCGTCTATACAGGTTCCCAACATTTCCTGGTGCAATTCGTAAGGTCCATAGGCCATGATTTCTACTTCTACAAGTCCAACGTTCGTATTATGGGCTTCCTCACCGGTGGTATATGCAGAGCGGGCAAAACCAGTCCCTTGTCTGAGCCCATGAAGAAGGATTCACCCTGGAAGTGCATCGCCGATTTGCAGGGACTTGTTGACCAGGAGTTGAAGAAGGTCAAGATGTACGACCCGAAAATTTACGAGGACGCCCTCGATGTCGTGATGACTGATGGAAGAAACGGAGACATTTGGGTTGCTGAAGGGATAGAATTGTACAAGGTTTTGCCGTACACCAGGGAAAAGCTCAGGGCCCAGTAA
- the LOC109600283 gene encoding 15-hydroxyprostaglandin dehydrogenase [NAD(+)]-like translates to MKTYGGDKVEYKVIDITNKDALRKAYKSIIYYHGQLDFVINCARHMSIDNWERDICVNNYGMLLSTFMGMEYMGNQACKGIGGTIVNVGSMAGVQPFYPVPVYTGSQHFLVQFVRSIGHDFYFYKSNVRIMGFLTGGICRAGKTSPLSEPMKKDSPWKCIADLQGLVDQELKKVKMYDPKIYEDALDVVMTDGRNGDIWVAEGIELYKVLPYTREKLRAQ, encoded by the coding sequence ATGAAAACTTACGGCGGCGACAAAGTCGAGTACAAAGTGATCGACATCACCAACAAGGATGCGTTACGCAAAGCCTACAAGTCCATAATTTACTATCACGGACAACTGGACTTCGTCATCAACTGTGCCAGACACATGTCCATCGACAACTGGGAGAGGGATATTTGCGTCAACAACTACGGTATGCTGTTGAGCACGTTCATGGGTATGGAGTACATGGGTAACCAGGCCTGCAAAGGAATCGGCGGCACCATTGTTAATGTTGGAAGTATGGCTGGCGTCCAACCTTTCTATCCGGTACCCGTCTATACAGGTTCCCAACATTTCCTGGTGCAATTCGTAAGGTCCATAGGCCATGATTTCTACTTCTACAAGTCCAACGTTCGTATTATGGGCTTCCTCACCGGTGGTATATGCAGAGCGGGCAAAACCAGTCCCTTGTCTGAGCCCATGAAGAAGGATTCACCCTGGAAGTGCATCGCCGATTTGCAGGGACTTGTTGACCAGGAGTTGAAGAAGGTCAAGATGTACGACCCGAAAATTTACGAGGACGCCCTCGATGTCGTGATGACTGATGGAAGAAACGGAGACATTTGGGTTGCTGAAGGGATAGAATTGTACAAGGTTTTGCCGTACACCAGGGAAAAGCTCAGGGCCCAGTAA
- the LOC109600285 gene encoding 15-hydroxyprostaglandin dehydrogenase [NAD(+)]-like — MKTYGGDKVEYKVIDITNKDALRKAYKSIIYYHGQLDFVINCARHMSIDNWERDICVNNYGMLLSTFMGMEYMGNQACKGIGGTIVNVGSMAGVQPFYPVPVYTGSQHFLVQFVRSIGHDFYFYKSNVRIMGFLTGGICRAGKTSPLSEPMKKDSPWKCIADLQGLVDQELKKVKMYDLKIYEDALDVVMTDGRNGDIWVAEGIELYKVLPYTREKLRAQ; from the exons ATGAAAACTTACGGCGGCGACAAAGTCGAGTACAAAGTGATCGACATCACCAACAAGGATGCGTTACGCAAAGCCTACAAGTCCATAATTTACTATCACGGACAACTGGACTTCGTCATCAACTGTGCCAGACACATGTCCATCGACAACTGGGAGAGGGATATTTGCGTCAACAACTACGGTATGCTGTTGAGCACGTTCATGGGTATGGAGTACATGGGTAACCAGGCCTGCAAAGGAATCGGCGGCACCATTGTTAATGTTGGAAGTATGGCTGGCGTACAACCTTTCTACCCGGTACCCGTCTATACAG GTTCCCAACATTTCCTGGTGCAATTCGTAAGGTCCATAGGCCATGATTTCTACTTCTACAAGTCCAACGTTCGTATTATGGGCTTCCTCACCGGTGGTATATGCAGAGCGGGCAAAACCAGTCCCTTGTCCGAGCCCATGAAGAAGGATTCACCCTGGAAGTGCATCGCCGATCTGCAGGGACTCGTTGACCAGGAGTTGAAGAAGGTCAAGATGTACGACCTGAAAATTTACGAGGACGCCCTCGATGTCGTGATGACTGATGGAAGAAACGGAGACATTTGGGTTGCTGAAGGGATAGAATTGTACAAGGTTTTGCCGTACACCAGGGAAAAGCTCAGGGCCCagtaa
- the LOC109600287 gene encoding gustatory receptor for sugar taste 64f-like, with translation MKILKKTQSDVALAIEPDAKMTSFQKSSFQENIKFFIIIGQCFGLMPLEGITNKNVRELKFTWKSWKFLYCLYNISGAFVTMIFCCIKFTMYGLTIDELAPFMFYVWNFFAGVQMIQICRNWTHLLKEWSIVEMSMRNYSFIFNLKRKFVSISLLVMTIALTEHILFITNAVIDATHCSNFNEMGFEIYFRMAFPHYFKVVPFSVAMAIFSEIANILCTFTWNYTDIFIILICTSLTARFTQINRRLKYNKAMHEQFFKEVRIDYNRLTHLTYVVDKLISPLVMVSYIDNIIFLCIQLYQSLKERSGPVETLYFFYSFGFLVLRTITVSMYGAWLYDATKKPLRYLCSVPSEYYCNEVDRFVQQVASTRVGISGSRFFILNRTFLLRMAGTIITIELMIFQFGPKIDNSVSYIDKCVQ, from the exons ATGAAGATCCTGAAGAAGACGCAGTCAGACGTCGCACTCGCGATCGAACCGGACGCAAAGATGACTTCGTTCCAGAAAAGCAGTTTCCAGGAGaacattaagttttttattataatcggACAGTGTTTCGGATTGATGCCTTTGGAGGGCATCACCAACAAGAACGTTAGGGAGTTGAAGTTCACGTGGAAGTCTTGGAAGTTTTTGTActgtttgtataatatttctgGGGCCTTTGTTACCATGATATTTTGCTGCATCAAGTTCACAATGTATGGACTTACCATTGACGAATTAG CTCCGTTTATGTTTTACGTGTGGAACTTCTTCGCCGGTGTCCAAATGATCCAAATATGTCGCAACTGGACCCACTTGTTGAAGGAGTGGTCCATTGTGGAGATGTCCATGAGgaattacagttttatttttaacttgaaaAGGAAATTCGTGTCAATCTCTTTGTTGGTCATGACCATAGCTTTGA ctgaacatattttattcatcacCAACGCCGTAATAGACGCCACCCACTGctccaattttaatgaaatgggctttgaaatttattttagaatggcGTTTCCACATTACTTTAAGGTCGTACCTTTTTCGGTTGCTATGGCGATATTTTCCGAAATTGCCAACATTTTGTGCACGTTTACTTGGAATTACacagacatttttataatactcatTTGCACTTCATTAACCGCAAGGTTCACTCAAATCAACAGAAGACTTAAGTACAATAAG gcaATGCACGAACAGTTCTTCAAAGAAGTACGTATTGACTACAACAGATTAACCCACTTAACTTATGTGGTCGACAAGTTAATTTCACCACTTGTTATGGTCTcttatattgataatattatcTTCTTGTGCATTCAACTCTATCAAAGTCtaaa ggAAAGAAGTGGCCCTGTTGAAACCTTGTACTTCTTTTATTCCTTCGGATTCCTTGTATTAAGAACAATCACAGTCAGCATGTATGGAGCATGGCTCTATGATGCTACAAAAAAACCGCTGAGATATTTATGTTCCGTACCGTCTGAGTACTATTGCAacgaa gTTGATAGATTTGTTCAGCAAGTTGCCTCCACTAGAGTCGGAATTTCCGGTTCcagatttttcattttgaaccGAACTTTTTTGTTGAGAATGGCTGGTACCATCATAACCATTGAACTGATGATTTTTCAGTTTGGCCCAAAAATTGACAACTCTGTTTCGTACATAGATAAATGCGTACAATAG
- the LOC109600289 gene encoding WD repeat-containing protein 82: MKMKLVDHVVRSFRVAKVFRENTDKINSIDFSPSGETLISCSEDDQIVIYDCEKGTQVRTVNSKKYGVDLIHFTHAKNTAIHSSTKVDDTIRYLSLHDNKYIRYFPGHTKKVVSLCLSPVEDSFLSGSMDKTLRLWDLRSPNCQGLMHLAGRPVAAYDPEGLIFAAGVNSESIKLYDLRSFDKGPFVTFKLTQEKECDWTGLKFSRDGKTILISTNGSIIRLIDAFQGNPLQTFTGHLNNKGIPIEASFSPDSQFVFSGSTDGRVHVWNADTGYKVCVLQADHPGPVQCVQFNPKYMMLASACTNMAFWLPSIDDT; this comes from the exons ATGAAGATGAAACTGGTGGACCACGTCGTGCGGAGTTTTCGTGTGGCGAAGGTGTTCCGCGAGAACACCGACAAAATAAACAGTATCGACTTCTCGCCGAGCGGCGAAACGTTGATATCGTGCAGCGAGGACGATCAGATCGTCATCTACGACTGCGAAAAGGGCACGCAGGTCCGCACGGTCAACAGCAAAAAGTACGGGGTCGACTTGATCCATTTCACCCATGCGAAAAACACCGCCATACACAGTTCGACGAAAGTCGATGACACCATACGTTATTTGTCGTTGCAcgacaacaaatatattaggTATTTTCCCGGCCACACCAAGAAAGTCGTCTCGCTGTGCCTGTCACCGGTCGAGGATTCCTTCTTGTCCGGGTCCATGGACAAGACCCTCCGGTTGTGGGATCTTCGGTCACCCAACTGCCAGGGTCTGATGCATTTGGCTGGCAGGCCAGTTGCTGCGTACGATCCTGAGGGACTCATTTTCGCGGCCGGCGTCAACTCTGAGAGCATCAAACTTTATGACTTGAGATCCTTTGATAAG GGTCCATTTGTGACATTCAAACTGACTCAAGAAAAAGAATGTGACTGGACTGGTTTGAAGTTCTCAAGGGACGGCAAGACGATATTAATTAGCACGAACGGTTCTATAATACGACTGATCGACGCCTTCCAAGGGAACCCGCTGCAAACATTCACAGGACACCTCAACAACAAGGGCATCCCGATAGAGGCCTCATTCAGTCCCGACTCACAGTTCGTGTTCAGCGGCTCGACGGATGGTAGGGTGCATGTATGGAATGCGGATACGGGTTACAAAGTGTGCGTTTTACAAGCCGATCATCCGGGTCCCGTTCAATGCGTGCAATTCAATCCGAAATATATGATGTTGGCGTCAGCATGTACGAACATGGCGTTCTGGTTGCCATCAATTGATGATACGTAA
- the LOC109600303 gene encoding alanine--tRNA ligase, cytoplasmic has product MNTQMTANEVRNAYIDFFKEKQHVYVHSSSTIPLDDPTLLFTNAGMNQYKPIFLGTVDPNSDLAKITRAVNSQKCIRAGGKHNDLDDVGKDVYHHTFFEMMGNWSFGDYFKKEICAWAWELLTDRLKLPAERLYVTYFGGDTAAGLEPDNECKQIWLDLGVPANHVIPGNMKDNFWEMGETGPCGPCSELHFDRIGGRDVPELVNQDDPDVLEIWNLVFIQFNRETDGSLRPLPKKHIDCGLGLERLVSVIQNKRSNYDTDLFTPLFEAIQKGTGAPAYQGRVGSDDVDGVDMAYRVLADHARTITIALSDGGNPDNTGRGYVLRRILRRAVRYATEKLNAKPGFFATLVHTVGQILGDIFPEIRKDPQSIIDTINEEEDQFLKTLSRGRNLLNRTITKLGDSKTLPGDVAWRLYDTYGFPVDLTQLMAEEKGLNVNMDAYEESKKQAQLASQGKGAGVEDTINLDVHSITELQNKGVPPTDDSPKYDYEAESDVNVEYKFKTCEATVIGLRYNKQFVDEVQTGQECGVLLDRTNFYAEQGGQIYDTGYINKVGDESVEFSVKNVQVRGGYVIHIGSIEGSLRKGDKVILHIDTSRRRLVMNNHTGTHILNYGLRKVLGTDADQRGSLVAPDRLRFDFTNKGALTAEQVKNVEAASKELISRNNEVFAKESNLGVAKTIRGLRAVFEETYPDPVRIVSVGIPIDKLEADPFGPAGDDTSIEFCGGTHLRYAGHIGDFVIASEEAIAKGIRRIVALTGPEATKAIKKNELLENRLNEIKSSIDADKDGAKSKEIVKKIVELTEEVSHATIPYWKKEEIRNSLKTLKKNLDDKDRAAKAAVANKVVDEIKEFVKANPNLPILVKELKAFNNTKALDTALKQVRSLSPNTSALFVTVDQDSNKMFCLSSVPKEAIEKGLKANEWVQAVAAKLGGKGGGKPDSAQASGANTADVNDILDLAKKFADTKLA; this is encoded by the exons ATGAACACTCAAATGACTGCAAACGAGGTGCGTAACGCGtacatagatttttttaaagaaaaacaacATGTGTATGTGCACTCATCTTCAACAATTCCTCTGGATGACCCAACATTGCTGTTCACCAATGCTGGTATGAACCAATACAAGCCCATTTTTTTGGGCACCGTTGATCCCAACAGTGACTTGGCTAAGATCACCAGGGCTGTGAACTCCCAGAAGTGCATAAGAGCTGGAGGCAAACACAATGATCTTGATGATGTGGGCAAGGATGTTTACCATCACACTTTCTTTGAGATGATGGGCAACTGGTCCTTCGGAGATTATTTCAAGAAGGAGATTTGTGCATGGGCTTGGGAGTTGTTGACTGACAGGCTTAAGTTGCCAGCTGAAAGATTGTATGTCACTTATTTTGGTGGTGACACAGCTGCCGGTTTGGAACCAGACAATGAATGTAAACAG ATATGGTTGGATCTGGGCGTCCCAGCAAACCATGTGATCCCAGGCAACATGAAGGACAACTTCTGGGAAATGGGTGAGACAGGGCCATGCGGTCCTTGCTCCGAGCTCCACTTTGACCGAATTGGTGGTCGAGACGTGCCTGAACTCGTTAATCAAGACGACCCAGACGTGTTGGAAATCTGGAACCTGGTGTTCATCCAGTTCAACAGAGAAACAGATGGTTCCCTGAGGCCACTACCCAAGAAACACATTGATTGTGGCTTAGGATTGGAACGTTTGGTGTCGGTTATACAGAACAAGAGGTCGAACTACGATACGGACTTGTTCACACCATTGTTCGAGGCTATTCAAAAGGGTACGGGAGCTCCTGCCTATCAGGGACGCGTGGGCAGTGATGATGTTGACGGCGTTGACATGGCTTACAGAGTTTTGGCCGATCACGCTAGAACCATCACCATCGCACTCTCAGACGGTGGTAATCCAGACAACACTGGAAGAGG atATGTATTGCGTCGTATTTTGAGAAGAGCAGTAAGGTACGCAACAGAAAAACTAAACGCCAAACCCGGTTTCTTCGCCACTTTGGTGCACACAGTTGGTCAAATCTTGGGCGACATCTTCCCGGAAATCCGCAAGGATCCGCAAAGCATAATCGACACCATCAATGAAGAAGAGGATCAGTTCTTGAAAACACTGTCAAGAGGTCGTAATTTACTGAACAGAACCATTACAAAGCTGGGCGACTCCAAAACATTACCCGGCGACGTTGCCTGGAGATTGTACGACACTTATGGTTTCCCCGTGGATTTGACCCAGCTTATGGCTGAGGAAAAAGGATTGAACGTCAACATGGATGCTTACGAGGAGTCTAAGAAGCAAGCCCAACTAGCTTCGCAAGGCAAAGGCGCAGGAGTGGAAGACACCATTAACTTGGATGTGCACTCAATCACTGAGTTGCAAAACAAAGGTGTGCCACCCACTGATGACTCCCCCAAATACGACTATGAAGCCGAATCTGACGTAAACGTTGAGTACAAGTTCAAGACCTGTGAAGCAACAGTTATTGGTCTGAGATACAACAAACAGTTCGTAGACGAAGTACAAACCGGACAGGAATGCGGCGTACTCTTGGACAGGACCAACTTCTACGCTGAACAGGGTGGTCAGATCTACGACACCGGATACATCAACAAAGTGGGCGACGAAAGCGTCGAATTCTcagttaaaaatgtacaagttAGAGGTGGCTACGTCATCCACATCGGCAGCATCGAAGGCTCCCTTAGAAAAGGCGACAAGGTGATCCTCCACATCGACACCTCAAGGCGACGCCTGGTTATGAACAACCACACTGGCACCCACATCCTCAATTACGGACTGAGGAAAGTGTTGGGCACTGATGCCGACCAAAGAGGCTCTCTAGTTGCCCCCGACCGTTTGAGATTCGATTTCACCAACAAAGGCGCATTGACTGCTGAACAGGTCAAAAACGTTGAGGCTGCTTCCAAGGAATTGATCTCTAGAAACAATGAAGTTTTTGCCAAAGAATCCAATTTGGGTGTAGCAAAAACTATTAGGGGTTTGCGTGCTGTTTTCGAAGAGACCTACCCTGACCCTGTTAGGATTGTATCTGTTGGTATTCCCATAGACAAATTGGAGGCTGATCCCTTTGGACCAGCTGGTGATGACACCTCCATTGAATTTTGTGGTGGTACTCACTTAAGATATGCTGGGCATATTGGAGACTTTGTTATTGCCAGCGAAGAAGCTATCGCTAAAGGTATTAGAAGGATAGTTGCCTTGACTGGACCTGAAGCTACAAAAGCCATAAAGAAAAACGAACTGTTGGAGAATAGACTGAACGAAATCAAATCGTCAATTGATGCCGACAAAGACGGCGCCAAATCAAaggaaattgttaaaaaaatcgtgGAACTAACAGAGGAAGTATCTCACGCCACCATTCCCTACTGGAAGAAGGAAGAGATCAGAAACTCACTGAAGACTCTAAAGAAGAATCTGGACGATAAAGATCGTGCTGCTAAAGCAGCTGTGGCCAACAAAGTGGTCGACGAAATTAAGGAATTCGTCAAAGCTAATCCTAATCTGCCAATCCTGGTTAAAGAATTGAAAGCATTCAACAACACTAAAGCTCTCGACACTGCTTTGAAACAAGTGCGATCACTGAGCCCCAACACTTCTGCCCTTTTCGTCACCGTGGACCAAGattctaataaaatgttcTGTCTGTCGTCAGTTCCCAAAGAAGCCATCGAAAAGGGCTTGAAAGCTAACGAATGGGTACAAGCTGTGGCAGCCAAATTGGGTGGCAAAGGAGGTGGAAAACCTGATTCTGCACAAGCTTCTGGCGCTAACACCGCCGACGTTAacgatattttagatttggcAAAGAAATTTGCGGATACTAAGTTGGCTTAA
- the LOC109600304 gene encoding mitochondrial ribosome-associated GTPase 2 → MFKTIRTCINGTYSLCRYSQRVAQPLRSKKPKSTGDTVQHFVDLRQVRTVGGNGGDGCISFLSLWSNENAGPDGGDGGNGGHVIFEASSDIKDLNAVPSVIKAPLGEDGMNKDCHGKNAQHHKVPVPVGTIIKNKEGKVVGDLSKEGLAFVAARGGAGGKGNHFFMSDTEQAPKVAEFGAQGEDLEYTLEIRSMAHVGLIGFPNAGKSTLLRAISRARPKVAPYPFTTLKPHIGMVQYDDYEQIAVADLPGLIPDSHKNKGLGIQFLKHAERCMALLYILDMSLPEPWKTLKTLKYELSQFNDKLHERPQIVIANKMDLEDAEENLEILRQKTNDVIIPISAKLGTNIKDLLHQVRILYDEQYVDEKNK, encoded by the exons atgtttaaaacaattcgCACGTGTATAAATGGCACGTACAGTTTGTGCCGATATTCGCAACGAGTGGCGCAACCTCTCAGAAGTAAAAAACCGAAATCCACCGGCGACACA GTGCAACATTTTGTAGATTTGAGACAAGTCAGAACTGTTGGAGGAAACGGAGGCGATGGCTGCATCTCGTTTTTGTCGCTTTGGAGCAACGAGAACGCCGGCCCTGATGGAG GTGATGGTGGAAACGGGGGTCACGTAATCTTTGAAGCCTCTTCAgacataaaagatttaaatgcGGTGCCATCAGTAATCAAGGCGCCTCTGGGTGAGGATGGAATGAACAAAGATTGCCATGGAAAGAATGCACAGCACCACAAAGTACCAGTACCAGTGggcacaataataaaaaacaaagaggGCAAGGTTGTTGGGGACTTATCAAAAGAAGGACTGGCATTTGTGGCTGCAAGGGGAGGAGCTGGTGGTAAGGGCAATCACTTCTTCATGTCGGACACAGAGCAAGCCCCGAAAGTGGCTGAGTTTGGGGCACAGGGAGAAGACTTGGAGTACACTTTGGAAATTAGAAGTATGGCACATGTGGGattg ATCGGTTTTCCTAATGCTGGTAAAAGTACTTTGTTGAGGGCTATATCAAGAGCCAGACCTAAAGTTGCCCCTTATCCTTTTACAACACTAAAACCTCACATAGGAATGGTGCAGTATGATGATTATGAACAAATAGCAG TTGCTGATTTGCCAGGACTAATACCAGACtctcataaaaataaaggaCTAGGAATACAGTTCTTAAAGCATGCAGAAAGATGTATGGCCCTACTGTATATTTTAGACATGTCCCTACCTGAACCTTggaaaactttaaaaactcTCAAGTATGAACTTTCTCAGTTTAATGACAAACTTCATGAGAGGCCACAAATTGTAATAGCTAATAAAATGGACTTAGAAGATGCTGaggaaaatttagaaattttaagacaaaaaaCTAATGACGTAATTATTCCTATTAGTGCCAAATTAggtacaaatataaaagactTGTTACATCAAGTAAGAATATTGTATGATGAACAATATGttgatgaaaaaaataaatag